One window of the Magnolia sinica isolate HGM2019 chromosome 19, MsV1, whole genome shotgun sequence genome contains the following:
- the LOC131235308 gene encoding isoeugenol synthase 1-like, with translation MATQSKTLIFGATGYLGKYMVKASLSMGHPTYIYVRPTTSATNSSRLQLLEEFESMGVKVFQGELHEHDKLVSVIQLVDVVISTLPVPQYLEQLKIIDAIKDAGTIERFIPSEYGNEVDRVSALPPFQAVLDMKKRIRRATEAAGIPHTFVSGNSFAAYFVDYFLHPHEGGDEVLVYGSGEAKAVLNFEKDVATYTIMAANDPRTCNRLIIYRPPGNIISMQDLISSWEKKTGRTLKKTYIPEEEAVKLSETLPHPHNIPVAILHSIFIKGDQLSFELEENDLEASNLYSEYKYTSIDQYLNLCVVDPPKTQRAAFA, from the exons atGGCTACTCAAAGCAAGACACTCATCTTTGGTGCAACTGGGTATCTTGGTAAATACATGGTGAAGGCAAGCTTGTCCATGGGTCATCCTACGTACATCTATGTGCGGCCGACTACCAGTGCCACTAACTCTTCCAGGCTACAGTTGCTCGAGGAATTCGAATCCATGGGAGTGAAGGTTTTTCAG GGCGAATTGCATGAGCACGATAAGCTTGTATCTGTAATTCAACTAGTAGACGTGGTGATCTCTACGCTCccagttcctcaataccttgagCAACTCAAAAtcatcgatgccatcaaagatgcTGGGACCATCGAG AGGTTCATTCCATCGGAGTATGGCAACGAAGTCGATAGGGTTTCTGCACTACCTCCCTTCCAGGCAGttcttgatatgaagaaaaggATCAGAAGGGCCACTGAAGCTGCAGGAATCCCACATACTTTTGTTTCTGGAAATTCCTTCGCCGCATACTTTGTAGATTACTTCTTGCATCCACATGAGGGAGGAGATGAAGTTTTGGTCTATGGAAGTGGTGAAGCAAAAG CGGTGCTGAATTTTGAGAAAGATGTGGCCACTTACACTATCATGGCTGCGAACGATCCAAGGACATGCAATCGTTTGATCATCTATAGGCCCCCAGGAAACATCATCTCTATGCAAGATTTGATCTCTTCATGGGAGAAGAAGACTGGAAGAACTCTTAAGAAGACTTACATACCTGAGGAAGAAGCGGTGAAGCTCAGTGAGA CTTTACCGCATCCTCACAACATTCCGGTGGCCATCCTTCACAGCATTTTCATCAAGGGCGATCAACTGAGCTTTGAGCTGGAAGAAAACGACTTGGAAGCTTCCAACTTATATTCAGAATATAAATACACTTCCATTGATCAATACCTTAATCTTTGCGTCGTGGATCCCCCCAAAACTCAGCGTGCTGCATTTGCATGA